A single window of Rhodococcus jostii RHA1 DNA harbors:
- a CDS encoding SRPBCC family protein, whose product MIEIHHTAVAGAPVAAAFDYVDNYRHVPSWMFGITKFDPIGDQDRGLGAVYDAAMKVGPKTLGSVVKVTEWERNSVIELESIDGLYTQSRWQFEAIGETETRLTVDFRYDLPGGLAGKALGKIIEPFVAQAIRHTDATLRRQVEQGAKHSS is encoded by the coding sequence ATGATCGAGATCCATCACACTGCCGTCGCCGGCGCACCGGTCGCGGCCGCGTTCGACTACGTGGACAACTATCGCCACGTCCCGTCCTGGATGTTCGGGATCACGAAGTTCGATCCGATCGGCGACCAGGACCGGGGCCTCGGCGCGGTCTACGACGCCGCGATGAAGGTCGGCCCCAAGACTCTCGGCTCTGTGGTGAAGGTCACCGAGTGGGAACGCAATTCGGTGATCGAGCTCGAATCGATCGACGGCCTGTACACCCAGTCGCGGTGGCAGTTCGAGGCAATCGGCGAGACCGAGACCCGCCTGACGGTCGACTTCCGCTACGACCTGCCCGGTGGACTCGCGGGTAAGGCGCTCGGCAAGATCATCGAGCCGTTCGTCGCGCAGGCGATCCGCCATACCGACGCCACCCTGCGGCGTCAGGTCGAGCAGGGCGCGAAGCACTCGTCCTGA
- a CDS encoding flavin-containing monooxygenase, producing MTATTTQHAAAPDGGGDERHLRVVVVGAGLSGIAAAVKLERAGITDFVVLEKSDRVGGVWRENTYPGCGVDIPAPVYSFSFHPNPRWRSNFALQPELLSYIEDTVDTFGLQSRISMQTDVREAAWSDERRRWILDTSRGTIVAQHVIFAAGPITEPSTPAVPGIDRFDGDVFHSARWNHDVDLTGKRVAVVGTGASAVQFIPEIQPDVEELYVFQRTPAWVVPRLDFPFPRIAQWAFARVPAVQRALRRLLDVILRTLTWVMRCERTARLLNPIGTRWLARQVPDPALRAALTPNFTLGCKRLLLSNTYLPALTKSNVELIPHALAEVDGRVVVGADGTRREVDVIIFGTGFDVSHPPIASRIRGRDGTLLSEKWSKSPEAYLATTTPGAPNAYIMLGPNILVYNSFLGLAETQLDYVIDGLTTAERQGIEVLEVRDQPFRRFNDAVQKGLEPTVFNNGGCSSYYLDADGRNFAAWPWSTGSLRRRLARFDLENYAIRPYRTEQSPALHPSGKSR from the coding sequence ATGACAGCGACAACCACTCAGCACGCCGCCGCACCCGACGGCGGCGGAGACGAGCGGCACCTGCGCGTCGTCGTGGTCGGCGCCGGACTGTCCGGGATCGCCGCCGCGGTCAAGCTCGAACGCGCCGGCATCACGGACTTCGTCGTCCTGGAGAAGTCCGATCGCGTCGGGGGCGTGTGGCGGGAGAACACGTACCCCGGGTGCGGTGTCGACATCCCCGCCCCCGTGTACTCGTTCTCCTTCCACCCCAATCCGCGGTGGCGCAGCAACTTCGCCCTGCAACCGGAGCTGCTGTCCTACATCGAGGACACCGTCGACACGTTCGGTCTGCAGTCCAGGATCTCGATGCAGACCGACGTTCGCGAAGCCGCATGGTCCGACGAGCGCCGACGCTGGATCCTCGACACCAGCCGCGGCACGATCGTCGCCCAGCACGTGATCTTCGCGGCGGGCCCCATCACCGAACCGAGCACGCCTGCCGTACCCGGAATCGACCGATTCGACGGCGACGTCTTCCACTCCGCCCGCTGGAACCACGACGTCGACCTCACCGGGAAGAGGGTCGCCGTCGTGGGCACCGGCGCGTCCGCGGTGCAGTTCATCCCCGAGATCCAGCCGGACGTCGAGGAGTTGTACGTCTTCCAGCGCACCCCGGCCTGGGTGGTGCCGCGCCTGGACTTTCCGTTCCCCCGCATCGCCCAGTGGGCGTTCGCGCGGGTGCCCGCAGTGCAGCGCGCGCTCCGGCGGCTCCTCGATGTCATCCTGCGGACACTCACTTGGGTGATGCGCTGCGAACGTACCGCCCGGCTCCTCAACCCCATCGGTACCCGGTGGCTGGCCAGGCAGGTACCGGACCCGGCACTTCGCGCGGCCCTGACACCGAACTTCACGCTCGGGTGCAAACGCCTCCTGTTGTCCAACACGTATCTTCCGGCGCTGACGAAGAGCAATGTCGAACTGATTCCGCACGCCCTCGCCGAGGTCGACGGACGCGTGGTCGTCGGAGCCGACGGCACCCGCCGAGAGGTCGACGTCATCATCTTCGGCACCGGCTTCGACGTGAGCCATCCACCGATCGCGAGCCGGATCCGCGGCCGGGACGGAACGCTGCTGTCGGAGAAGTGGTCGAAGAGCCCCGAGGCCTACCTGGCCACCACGACGCCCGGCGCACCGAACGCGTACATCATGCTGGGCCCGAACATCTTGGTGTACAACTCGTTTCTCGGACTGGCCGAGACCCAGCTCGACTACGTGATCGACGGACTCACCACGGCGGAGCGACAGGGCATCGAAGTGCTCGAAGTGCGCGATCAGCCGTTCCGCCGGTTCAACGACGCCGTGCAGAAGGGTCTGGAGCCCACCGTCTTCAACAACGGCGGTTGCAGTAGCTACTACCTCGACGCCGACGGCAGGAACTTCGCCGCGTGGCCCTGGTCCACCGGGTCCCTTCGCCGTCGCCTCGCCCGATTCGACCTCGAGAACTACGCCATCCGGCCGTACCGGACAGAGCAGTCCCCCGCCCTCCACCCGTCAGGAAAGTCACGATGA
- a CDS encoding TrmH family RNA methyltransferase, whose protein sequence is MSGVETGRVEVENAEAGPTEWGDNPNGVGPWTEEHDTPVPADPRYDPELLAGGDRRNVVDAYRYWTREAIVADIDSRRHPLHVAIENFGHDANIGTVVRTANAFAAAAVHIVGRRRWNRRGAMVTDRYQHVLHHSDVDGLVEFARERGLTIVAVDNTPGSVPLETASLPRDCVLLFGQEGPGVTDQAKKVAAMTVSIAQFGSTRSINAGVAAGIAMHAWVRQHADLDRAW, encoded by the coding sequence ATGAGCGGAGTCGAAACCGGCCGGGTCGAGGTCGAAAACGCCGAGGCGGGGCCGACCGAATGGGGGGACAACCCGAACGGCGTGGGCCCGTGGACCGAGGAACACGACACCCCGGTCCCCGCCGACCCGCGCTACGACCCCGAACTGCTGGCCGGCGGCGATCGCCGCAACGTGGTCGACGCCTACCGCTACTGGACACGGGAAGCGATCGTCGCGGACATCGACAGCCGCCGCCACCCGCTGCACGTGGCCATCGAGAACTTCGGCCACGACGCGAACATCGGGACGGTGGTGCGCACCGCCAACGCGTTCGCCGCCGCCGCAGTCCACATCGTGGGACGTCGACGCTGGAACCGGCGCGGGGCCATGGTCACCGATCGGTACCAGCACGTCCTCCACCACTCGGACGTCGACGGCCTCGTCGAGTTCGCACGTGAGCGGGGTCTCACCATCGTGGCCGTCGACAACACGCCCGGATCCGTCCCGCTCGAGACGGCGAGTCTGCCCCGTGACTGCGTGCTCCTGTTCGGCCAGGAGGGGCCGGGAGTCACGGACCAGGCGAAAAAGGTTGCGGCGATGACGGTGTCGATCGCTCAGTTCGGTTCCACCCGCAGCATCAACGCGGGCGTAGCCGCAGGAATCGCCATGCATGCGTGGGTTCGTCAGCACGCCGACCTCGACCGTGCCTGGTAG
- a CDS encoding ScbR family autoregulator-binding transcription factor: MAKQARAAATRHQVLEGAALSFEKLGYGGASLSGILSYADVTKGALYFHFESKEALAWAVIKEQHAMAMLAAQRVLATAQSPMEAILLCAKEMARQLLTEPIVRAGVRLTLELGTSRGPATDPYIDWTDTLVALAGKAREAGELRASVDPAALARFLVSSFTGMQLVSEALTGRSDLYERLADMWALLLPSISSEDMLPRLLELASLRDDVAS, encoded by the coding sequence ATGGCAAAACAGGCGCGCGCGGCAGCCACCCGCCATCAGGTACTCGAGGGCGCGGCACTGAGCTTCGAGAAGCTCGGGTACGGCGGTGCCAGCCTGAGCGGGATCCTCTCCTATGCCGACGTGACGAAGGGCGCCTTGTACTTTCATTTCGAGTCCAAGGAAGCACTCGCCTGGGCCGTGATCAAGGAACAGCACGCCATGGCGATGCTGGCAGCGCAGCGAGTGCTCGCGACGGCGCAGTCACCGATGGAGGCGATCCTGTTGTGCGCCAAGGAGATGGCGCGCCAGCTGCTGACCGAACCCATCGTGCGCGCGGGGGTGCGACTCACCCTGGAACTCGGTACGTCCCGCGGCCCGGCCACAGATCCCTACATCGACTGGACCGACACCCTCGTCGCACTCGCCGGCAAGGCACGGGAGGCGGGTGAACTGCGCGCGAGCGTCGACCCCGCGGCACTCGCCCGGTTCCTGGTCAGTTCGTTCACCGGCATGCAGTTGGTGTCGGAGGCACTGACCGGACGTTCCGACCTGTACGAGCGACTGGCCGACATGTGGGCGCTGCTCCTGCCCTCGATTTCTTCGGAGGACATGCTGCCCCGCCTGCTCGAACTCGCGTCACTGCGAGACGACGTCGCGTCCTGA
- the pyrE gene encoding orotate phosphoribosyltransferase: MSDREDLAALVRELAVVHGKVTLSSGKEADYYVDLRRATLHHEAGPLIGKLLRELVADWEFDAVGGLTMGADPVAMAVMHAPGRPIDSFVVRKAAKAHGMQRQIEGPDVVGKRVLVVEDTTTTGNSPLTAVKALRDVGAIVVGVATVVDRATGADEVIAAEGLEYRSLLGLPDLNL, translated from the coding sequence ATGAGTGATCGCGAGGATCTGGCCGCGTTGGTGCGTGAGCTGGCTGTTGTGCACGGCAAGGTGACGTTGTCTTCGGGCAAGGAAGCCGACTACTACGTGGACCTTCGCCGCGCCACGCTGCATCACGAGGCGGGCCCGCTGATCGGGAAGTTGCTGCGTGAACTGGTGGCGGACTGGGAATTCGACGCCGTCGGCGGACTGACGATGGGTGCCGACCCGGTGGCGATGGCCGTGATGCACGCCCCGGGCAGGCCGATCGATTCGTTCGTGGTGCGCAAGGCCGCGAAGGCGCACGGCATGCAGCGGCAGATCGAGGGGCCGGACGTCGTCGGCAAGCGTGTCCTCGTCGTCGAGGACACCACGACCACGGGCAACTCTCCGCTCACCGCGGTGAAGGCGTTGCGCGACGTCGGGGCGATCGTCGTGGGTGTCGCGACCGTCGTCGATCGCGCTACCGGTGCCGACGAGGTGATCGCGGCCGAGGGTCTCGAGTACCGTTCGCTCCTGGGTCTCCCCGACCTGAATCTCTGA
- a CDS encoding DUF1992 domain-containing protein, translating into MSSVTERKPPGVSFESWIDKQIRLAQERGDFDDLPGAGKPIPAGDVDDELWWVKNYLRRENLPTDSLLPTPLQLRKEIERLPDTIRGLPSERAVRDVVAQLNLQIVAWLRAPSGPRIPVSPVDADEIVATWRQQNRPSPKPPVTASPEPDPDPPRTGTRWWRRGR; encoded by the coding sequence ATGTCCTCCGTGACCGAGCGCAAACCTCCCGGGGTGAGCTTCGAGAGCTGGATCGACAAGCAGATCCGGTTGGCTCAGGAGCGCGGCGACTTCGATGATCTCCCCGGCGCGGGCAAGCCGATTCCGGCGGGCGATGTCGACGACGAACTGTGGTGGGTGAAGAACTACCTTCGCCGCGAGAATCTGCCCACCGACTCGCTGCTTCCCACTCCGCTGCAGCTGCGGAAGGAGATCGAGCGGTTGCCCGACACGATCCGCGGTCTGCCGTCCGAGCGTGCGGTGCGGGACGTGGTGGCCCAGCTCAACCTGCAGATCGTCGCCTGGTTGCGGGCGCCCTCCGGTCCGCGGATCCCGGTGAGCCCGGTCGATGCGGACGAGATCGTCGCGACCTGGCGGCAGCAGAACCGGCCGTCGCCGAAGCCGCCGGTGACGGCGTCGCCGGAACCCGATCCGGATCCGCCCCGGACAGGCACGCGGTGGTGGCGGCGGGGACGGTGA
- a CDS encoding MFS transporter, protein MAVSTTTATVTNSTSSEAPPSLLHQPKSVWAVAFASVIAFMGIGLVDPILKPIGEQLDATPSQVSLLFTSYMLVTGVAMLITGVVSSRIGAKKTLLTGLAVIVVFAALAGSSGTIGQIVGFRAGWGLGNALFIATALAAIVGAASGGVARAIILYEAALGIGIAVGPLVGGVLGNISWRAPFFGVAALMAVAFILIVVMLPSAPKPEHRTSIAAPFLALRHRGLLTVAITALLYNYGFFTLLAYTPFPLDMGTYSIGFIFFGWGLALAVASVFLAPRLQRRFGTLPMMMLALALFALDLAMMAAFTDNKTVLVVGVVLAGLFLGVNNTLITETVMISAPVERSTASAAYSFVRFVGGAAAPWVAGKLGESNIHMPFWVGAVCTAAAIIVLATGRKVLAHVDEHDPEPHSVEEALAVTVADAD, encoded by the coding sequence GTGGCCGTGAGCACCACGACCGCAACCGTCACGAACAGCACATCCAGCGAGGCTCCACCGAGCCTCCTCCACCAGCCGAAGTCGGTGTGGGCAGTCGCCTTCGCCAGTGTCATCGCGTTCATGGGCATCGGGCTCGTCGACCCGATCCTCAAGCCGATCGGCGAACAACTCGACGCCACGCCGTCCCAGGTGTCGCTGCTGTTCACCAGCTACATGCTGGTCACCGGTGTCGCGATGCTCATCACCGGCGTCGTGTCGAGCCGGATCGGCGCCAAGAAGACCCTCCTCACCGGACTCGCCGTCATCGTCGTGTTCGCGGCGCTGGCAGGCAGCTCCGGCACCATCGGGCAGATCGTCGGCTTCCGCGCCGGCTGGGGACTGGGCAACGCCCTGTTCATCGCCACCGCGCTCGCCGCCATCGTCGGCGCGGCCAGCGGCGGCGTCGCCCGGGCCATCATCCTCTACGAGGCCGCGCTGGGCATCGGCATCGCCGTCGGCCCGCTGGTCGGTGGTGTCCTCGGCAACATCAGCTGGCGCGCACCGTTCTTCGGCGTCGCAGCCCTGATGGCCGTCGCGTTCATCCTCATCGTCGTGATGCTGCCGTCCGCGCCCAAACCGGAACACCGCACGTCGATCGCCGCGCCGTTCCTCGCCCTGCGCCACCGCGGCCTGCTCACCGTCGCGATCACCGCACTGCTCTACAACTACGGCTTCTTCACACTGCTCGCGTACACACCGTTCCCCCTCGACATGGGCACATACTCGATCGGATTCATCTTCTTCGGGTGGGGCCTGGCGCTGGCCGTCGCGTCGGTGTTCCTCGCCCCGCGGCTGCAGCGGCGCTTCGGCACGCTGCCGATGATGATGCTGGCCCTCGCGCTGTTCGCCCTCGACCTCGCCATGATGGCCGCATTCACCGACAACAAGACCGTGCTCGTCGTCGGTGTCGTGCTCGCCGGGCTCTTCCTCGGTGTCAACAACACGCTCATCACCGAGACCGTCATGATCTCCGCACCCGTCGAGCGGTCGACGGCGTCCGCGGCGTACAGCTTCGTCCGCTTCGTCGGCGGCGCGGCCGCACCGTGGGTCGCGGGCAAGCTCGGTGAGAGCAACATCCACATGCCGTTCTGGGTCGGCGCCGTGTGCACCGCCGCCGCGATCATCGTGCTCGCGACCGGACGCAAGGTCCTCGCCCACGTCGACGAGCACGATCCCGAACCGCACAGCGTCGAGGAAGCACTGGCCGTCACGGTCGCCGACGCCGACTGA
- a CDS encoding benzoate/H(+) symporter BenE family transporter, producing MTTTEEPTRSDDVQTRPPRFERPPWPPAGPRRLIGDLGATYAANGLIGLIFSATGPVAVILAAGSAGGLSPQQMASWIFGVFFLNGIMTALASWLYRQPLAFFWTIPGTIIVGGSLTHLSWPEVLGAFLVTGLLVLALGLTGRVRQVMAMLPMPIVMAMVAGVFLKFGTDLVRAVGTDAAVAVPMVVVFVVLASRAALGRWMPPILGALLVGAAAVAVTGRFHPTGSGTPWIAAPMFQAPQFTWQAITELVVPLAITVIVVQNGQGAAVLTSAGHKPPMNVGTVLCGVWSLATSAVGAVSTCLTGPTNALLVASGQRTRQYTAAVVCGLLAMVVGLFAPLFVQLMLATPVAFVATLGGLAMLRALQGSFVAAFSSRHTLGALVTFLVTVSNVQFLNIGAAFWGLIAGLLVSRVMESGDFRKE from the coding sequence ATGACGACCACCGAGGAACCGACTCGCAGCGACGACGTGCAGACGCGTCCCCCTCGCTTCGAACGACCGCCGTGGCCGCCCGCGGGCCCGCGCCGCCTGATCGGCGACCTCGGCGCCACCTACGCCGCCAACGGGCTGATCGGCCTGATCTTTTCCGCGACGGGGCCCGTGGCCGTGATCCTGGCCGCCGGCTCCGCGGGCGGACTGTCGCCCCAGCAGATGGCATCGTGGATCTTCGGCGTCTTCTTCCTCAACGGCATCATGACCGCCCTCGCAAGCTGGCTGTACCGTCAGCCGCTCGCGTTCTTCTGGACGATCCCCGGCACGATCATCGTCGGCGGCTCGCTCACCCACCTGTCGTGGCCGGAGGTCCTCGGCGCGTTTCTGGTGACCGGGCTACTGGTCCTCGCCCTCGGACTGACCGGGCGGGTGCGTCAGGTCATGGCGATGCTCCCGATGCCGATCGTCATGGCCATGGTGGCCGGCGTCTTCCTGAAGTTCGGCACCGACCTGGTCCGTGCCGTGGGAACCGATGCGGCCGTGGCCGTTCCGATGGTCGTCGTCTTCGTCGTCCTGGCATCGCGCGCCGCGCTCGGCCGGTGGATGCCACCGATCCTCGGCGCACTGCTCGTCGGGGCAGCCGCGGTGGCGGTCACGGGCCGCTTCCACCCGACCGGCTCGGGTACACCCTGGATCGCGGCACCGATGTTCCAGGCTCCGCAGTTCACCTGGCAGGCGATCACCGAACTGGTCGTGCCGCTGGCGATCACGGTCATCGTCGTGCAGAACGGTCAGGGCGCGGCCGTGCTGACATCCGCCGGCCACAAGCCGCCGATGAACGTCGGCACCGTCCTGTGCGGGGTCTGGTCCCTCGCCACCTCCGCTGTCGGAGCCGTCTCGACGTGCCTGACGGGTCCGACCAACGCCCTGCTGGTGGCGTCGGGGCAGCGCACCAGGCAGTACACGGCGGCCGTCGTCTGCGGGCTGCTCGCCATGGTCGTCGGCCTGTTCGCGCCGCTGTTCGTTCAGCTGATGCTGGCCACCCCGGTCGCGTTCGTCGCCACGCTCGGCGGGCTCGCGATGCTCCGGGCGCTGCAGGGTTCGTTCGTCGCCGCGTTCAGCTCCCGGCACACGCTCGGCGCTCTCGTGACCTTCCTCGTGACCGTGTCGAACGTGCAGTTCCTCAACATCGGGGCCGCATTCTGGGGGCTGATCGCCGGACTGCTCGTGTCCCGGGTGATGGAATCGGGGGATTTCCGGAAGGAGTGA
- a CDS encoding SDR family NAD(P)-dependent oxidoreductase gives MSTPPSSARPVALVTGPTSGLGAGFARKFASLGYDLVLVARDESRLQALADEMKALFDTESEILQADLATASGREEVAQRLGKGVEVLVNNAGFGTSGEFWTATPELLQSQLDVNVTAVMQLTRAALPTMIASANGTVINVASVAGLLSGRGSTYSASKAYVISFSEGLANGLGGTGVRIQALCPGFIRTEFHERAGIEMSSIPKPMWLSVDQVVAASLADLEDGKVVSIPGLQYKVLTTAGRLVPKSLVRRLTNVFGRGRART, from the coding sequence ATGTCGACGCCCCCCAGTTCCGCCCGACCCGTTGCCCTCGTCACCGGCCCGACGTCGGGGCTCGGTGCCGGTTTCGCGAGGAAGTTCGCGTCTCTCGGTTACGACCTCGTGCTCGTCGCGCGTGACGAATCCCGCTTGCAGGCCCTCGCCGACGAGATGAAGGCGTTGTTCGACACCGAGTCCGAGATCCTGCAGGCCGATCTGGCGACGGCGTCCGGGCGCGAGGAAGTGGCGCAGCGCCTCGGGAAGGGTGTCGAGGTGCTGGTCAACAACGCCGGATTCGGCACGTCGGGCGAATTCTGGACGGCGACGCCGGAGCTGTTGCAGTCCCAGCTGGACGTGAACGTGACCGCCGTCATGCAGCTGACCCGCGCGGCGCTGCCCACGATGATCGCGTCGGCGAACGGCACCGTCATCAACGTGGCGAGCGTCGCCGGCCTGCTGTCCGGGCGGGGATCGACCTATTCGGCGAGCAAGGCGTACGTGATTTCGTTCTCCGAGGGATTGGCGAACGGGCTGGGCGGCACGGGTGTGCGGATCCAGGCGCTGTGCCCGGGGTTCATTCGCACCGAGTTCCACGAGCGCGCGGGCATCGAGATGAGTTCGATTCCGAAGCCGATGTGGCTGAGCGTCGACCAGGTGGTCGCGGCGTCGCTGGCCGACCTCGAGGACGGCAAGGTCGTGAGCATTCCCGGTCTCCAGTACAAGGTGCTGACGACTGCCGGTCGCCTCGTCCCGAAGAGTCTGGTCCGAAGGTTGACCAACGTGTTCGGCCGGGGGCGTGCCCGCACGTAG
- a CDS encoding MarR family winged helix-turn-helix transcriptional regulator produces MDDTRLQSLLVDLVTNSHRFTRLASSFGSEAHPRPWTRALALLDDQGEIRISEFARIDRCSQPSATALLQKLADRGYVARRPDPEDARAVRVSITDLGREWLTVARNEIAGALAPHFADLEPEQLERLTQGQSELRSIVKSSARA; encoded by the coding sequence ATGGACGACACACGGCTGCAGAGCCTGCTCGTCGACCTGGTCACGAATTCTCACCGATTCACCAGGCTCGCGAGCTCCTTCGGATCCGAGGCTCACCCCCGGCCGTGGACACGTGCCCTCGCCCTGCTCGACGACCAGGGCGAGATTCGGATCAGCGAGTTCGCCCGCATCGACCGATGCTCGCAACCGTCCGCCACCGCCCTCCTCCAGAAGCTGGCCGATCGCGGATACGTCGCCCGCCGACCCGATCCGGAGGACGCCCGGGCAGTCCGGGTGTCCATCACGGACCTGGGCCGCGAATGGCTGACCGTGGCCCGCAACGAGATCGCGGGTGCACTCGCCCCGCACTTCGCGGACCTCGAACCCGAGCAACTCGAACGACTGACACAGGGCCAGTCGGAACTGCGCTCGATCGTCAAGTCGTCGGCGCGCGCCTGA
- a CDS encoding glycoside hydrolase family 76 protein, which yields MQDSWSARADAAEEAVVSRHLRRLWALPGTTLGVVAWPAVRRERLFLSWHYWWQAHLLDCAVDALERDPTPRRRRRIVKLARSHRLRNVSGWTNNYYDDMAWLGIALERAQRMHFIDNRSAVQALESQLFDAWAPEAGGGIPWRKGSNFYNAPANGPAGIMLARTGKLWRAQATADWIDDTLRDVHTNLIVDGIHPGGEIERNVYSYCQGVVLGLETELAVRLGSPRHRNRTHRLVDAIDEHLAPDGVIDGGGGGDGGLFNGILARYLALTAVMLPWESPADIRAREIAAQLVLSSAESAWENRLQIEGQPLFGHDWTKQAQLPGLGGGIATFTGGTVRSSGIPERDMSVQLGGWMLMEAAHMVSAAGYPRR from the coding sequence ATGCAGGACTCGTGGTCGGCGCGCGCGGACGCCGCTGAAGAAGCGGTGGTGAGCAGGCACCTTCGCCGGCTGTGGGCGCTCCCGGGCACCACCCTGGGCGTCGTCGCCTGGCCGGCGGTGCGGCGCGAGCGGCTGTTCCTCAGCTGGCACTACTGGTGGCAGGCCCACCTGCTCGACTGCGCCGTGGACGCGCTCGAACGGGACCCCACGCCGCGCCGTCGCCGTCGCATCGTGAAACTGGCGCGCAGCCACCGTCTGCGGAACGTGTCGGGCTGGACCAACAACTATTACGACGACATGGCCTGGCTGGGTATCGCCCTCGAGCGTGCCCAGCGAATGCACTTCATAGACAACAGAAGTGCGGTGCAGGCGCTCGAATCCCAGTTGTTCGACGCCTGGGCGCCCGAGGCCGGGGGCGGCATCCCGTGGCGGAAGGGCTCGAACTTCTACAACGCACCGGCCAACGGGCCCGCAGGGATCATGCTGGCCCGCACCGGAAAGCTGTGGCGCGCCCAGGCCACGGCCGACTGGATCGACGACACGCTGCGGGACGTGCACACCAACCTGATCGTCGACGGCATCCATCCGGGCGGTGAAATCGAAAGGAACGTCTACTCGTATTGTCAGGGCGTCGTGCTCGGTCTCGAAACCGAACTCGCCGTGCGCCTCGGTTCGCCGCGGCACCGCAACAGGACGCACCGGCTCGTCGACGCCATCGACGAGCACCTCGCACCCGACGGCGTCATCGACGGCGGCGGTGGGGGAGACGGTGGCCTGTTCAACGGGATCCTCGCGCGGTATCTGGCGTTGACCGCGGTGATGCTGCCGTGGGAATCGCCTGCCGACATCAGGGCGCGGGAGATCGCCGCCCAGCTCGTGCTGAGCTCCGCGGAATCGGCCTGGGAGAACCGGCTGCAGATCGAGGGGCAGCCGCTGTTCGGCCACGATTGGACCAAGCAGGCGCAGCTGCCTGGGCTGGGCGGGGGAATCGCCACGTTCACCGGGGGCACCGTGCGGTCGTCCGGGATCCCGGAACGCGACATGTCCGTCCAGCTCGGAGGCTGGATGCTGATGGAGGCCGCGCACATGGTCTCCGCGGCAGGGTATCCGCGACGCTAG
- a CDS encoding lysoplasmalogenase, whose protein sequence is MKSKNNWSVEHAVFAGATLATVVGAVTGRERWQQVAKPLIAPALAARVLRRRADTDPADAALLLAGLTAATVGDVFMIDPDDDARLVRGASSFAVMQVGYSALLLRRGARPTAPALLPRFAGWAGAAALLRGRAKEVAVPLTTYGSLLGTTSTLSADPSLAPGAAVVANVAVPGADRRSWLGVGGMLFTASDGLIVVRRLFIRGERGRAVAEGVILASYAAAQLLLVEGMLTLGRRRVTGRA, encoded by the coding sequence GTGAAGTCGAAGAACAACTGGAGTGTCGAGCACGCGGTGTTCGCCGGTGCGACACTGGCCACCGTCGTCGGGGCCGTCACCGGACGTGAACGGTGGCAGCAGGTCGCGAAACCACTGATCGCGCCCGCGCTCGCCGCCCGCGTGCTGCGGCGCCGCGCCGACACGGACCCCGCCGACGCCGCGCTCCTCCTCGCCGGTCTCACGGCCGCGACCGTGGGCGACGTCTTCATGATCGATCCCGACGACGACGCCCGCCTGGTGCGTGGCGCGTCCTCGTTCGCCGTCATGCAGGTCGGCTATTCCGCGTTGTTGCTGCGCCGGGGCGCCCGGCCCACCGCGCCCGCACTGCTTCCCCGGTTCGCCGGCTGGGCAGGCGCGGCGGCGCTGCTCCGCGGGCGGGCGAAGGAGGTCGCCGTGCCGCTGACCACGTACGGGTCGCTGCTCGGCACCACGTCGACCCTGTCGGCCGATCCGTCCCTCGCGCCCGGCGCGGCCGTCGTCGCGAATGTGGCCGTGCCCGGAGCCGACCGTCGCAGCTGGCTCGGCGTGGGCGGGATGCTGTTCACCGCCTCCGACGGCCTGATCGTGGTGCGGCGCTTGTTCATCCGGGGTGAGCGGGGGAGGGCTGTGGCGGAAGGCGTGATCCTCGCCAGCTACGCGGCGGCCCAGTTGCTGCTCGTCGAGGGGATGCTCACGCTCGGGCGCCGCCGGGTCACGGGCAGAGCATGA